A single Sphingomonas sp. IW22 DNA region contains:
- a CDS encoding DMT family transporter: protein MSEAAAQPPQSTRLAVLIPFGIVTLIWGSTWIVITGQLGQVPPSWSVAYRFAIGGAAMLGWALFKRVPLRLDARGMGFAAALGMMQFVLNFNFVYRAEIYVTSGLVAVVFALLLVPNALLGRIFLGQRLGRQLLVGSAIAMAGIAMLFIHEARVDPGSTSRVLTGIAITLMGVCSASVANVMQGTQTARAYPMATMLGWAMLFGAAIDALFAWVTTGPPRFDFSLSYVAGLLYLGLAASALAFTLYFGVIRVIGPAKAAYSGVLVPVIAMALSTVFEGYRWSALAAIGALLAMTGLVIALRARRPNR from the coding sequence GTGAGCGAAGCCGCGGCGCAGCCTCCGCAATCCACCCGGCTGGCGGTGCTGATCCCGTTCGGCATCGTCACCCTGATCTGGGGTTCGACCTGGATCGTCATCACCGGACAGCTGGGACAGGTGCCGCCAAGCTGGTCGGTCGCTTATCGCTTTGCCATTGGCGGCGCGGCGATGCTGGGCTGGGCGCTGTTCAAGCGTGTGCCGCTCCGCCTCGACGCGCGGGGCATGGGCTTTGCGGCCGCGCTGGGGATGATGCAGTTCGTCCTGAACTTCAATTTCGTCTACCGCGCCGAAATCTATGTGACGTCGGGGCTGGTGGCGGTGGTGTTCGCGCTGTTGCTGGTGCCCAATGCGCTGCTAGGGCGCATCTTTCTGGGGCAAAGGCTGGGGCGGCAATTGCTGGTCGGCTCCGCCATCGCAATGGCGGGCATCGCCATGCTGTTCATCCACGAAGCGCGTGTCGATCCGGGCAGCACTTCGCGCGTTCTGACCGGCATCGCCATCACGCTGATGGGTGTGTGTTCGGCATCGGTCGCCAATGTGATGCAGGGGACGCAGACCGCGCGCGCCTATCCCATGGCGACGATGCTGGGTTGGGCGATGCTGTTCGGGGCCGCCATCGACGCGCTGTTCGCATGGGTAACGACCGGCCCGCCACGCTTTGACTTCAGCCTGAGTTACGTCGCGGGGCTGCTCTATCTGGGGCTGGCGGCATCGGCGCTGGCCTTCACCCTGTATTTCGGGGTGATCCGCGTGATCGGCCCGGCCAAGGCCGCCTATTCGGGCGTGCTGGTGCCGGTGATCGCGATGGCGCTGTCGACGGTGTTTGAGGGTTATCGCTGGTCCGCGCTGGCCGCCATCGGCGCGCTGCTGGCGATGACCGGGCTGGTCATTGCGTTAAGGGCACGCAGGCCCAACCGGTAA
- a CDS encoding NAD(P)-dependent oxidoreductase yields MRLLIFGYGYSARVIAARLAPHGWRIAATTRDGRDDTIRFDDAERVAFEAREATHILSSVPPGAEGDPVLNAYGDMLGRARLSYLSSTGVYGDAGGGWVDESAPIRGRREGRNAADAAWLARGARVFRLPGIYGPDRSPLERVAAGEAHRTGIAGQVFSRIHVHDLAAGVVAGLDAPAGAYNLADDFPCAQDDVVTFAARLLNLPPPPIVPIEALSPAARAFHAENRRVANGRARRVLNWRPVFADYRLGLRALNAMTSPVIASSAPMAASADQR; encoded by the coding sequence GTGCGGCTGCTGATCTTCGGATATGGCTATAGCGCACGGGTGATCGCGGCGCGGCTGGCCCCGCATGGATGGCGCATCGCCGCGACGACGCGCGACGGGCGCGATGACACGATCCGCTTCGACGATGCCGAGCGTGTTGCGTTCGAGGCGCGGGAGGCGACGCACATCCTGTCCAGCGTCCCGCCGGGGGCGGAGGGCGACCCGGTGCTGAACGCTTATGGCGACATGCTGGGCAGGGCGCGCCTGTCCTATCTGTCCTCCACGGGGGTTTACGGCGATGCGGGTGGCGGATGGGTGGACGAAAGCGCGCCCATTCGCGGGCGGCGCGAAGGGCGCAACGCGGCGGATGCGGCGTGGCTGGCGCGGGGTGCGCGGGTGTTTCGCCTGCCCGGCATCTATGGTCCCGATCGGTCCCCGCTGGAGCGTGTGGCGGCCGGGGAGGCACATCGCACCGGTATCGCCGGACAGGTGTTCAGCCGCATCCATGTGCACGATCTGGCGGCGGGCGTGGTCGCGGGGCTGGATGCGCCGGCGGGTGCGTATAACCTGGCCGACGATTTCCCGTGCGCGCAGGACGATGTGGTGACGTTTGCCGCGCGGCTGCTGAACCTGCCGCCGCCGCCCATCGTGCCGATTGAGGCGCTCAGCCCGGCGGCGCGGGCGTTTCATGCCGAAAACCGCCGGGTGGCAAACGGCAGGGCGCGGCGCGTGCTGAACTGGCGCCCGGTCTTTGCCGATTACCGGTTGGGCCTGCGTGCCCTTAACGCAATGACCAGCCCGGTCATCGCCAGCAGCGCGCCGATGGCGGCCAGCGCGGACCAGCGATAA
- a CDS encoding M20/M25/M40 family metallo-hydrolase, which translates to MKAALLGAAALLLVAANDAPLPPDQAAMRAHVAFLANDALKGRQTGSPELDVAAAYVAAQMEAAGLAPAGDNGTWRQMVPLVAARPLSATVTLARGDKSVPLELGSDFIGRASLSDAERDVTGEVVFAGYGVVDPTRGVDDYRGLDVRDRIVAVLYGGPPGLNSEVAAHYGNRDVKADLAAQRGAKGIVFIESAATRASYDFSAIVDSWSGPSMNWTRPGDTRTAAAPQLAAISQAGAEKLFAGSRLNWSRVRAADAAKRPVPTGALAVTATFSQRSEIVRLASANILGRLAGSDPALAREHVVLTAHLDHIGVGEPVNGDAINNGAMDNAMGIAAMLEVAKAFRDAGTPPKRSLLFVALTAEEEGLIGSDYYARFPTVPKGSIVANVNLDMPIMTYKFEDIVAYGADRSSIGPALARVATAQGLRLSPDPAPEESNFVRTDHYSFVKQGVPSVSIDAGWAGPGKAATAEFLENHYHQPSDDMKLPFDWASARRFTQLNYALTRALADGPRPVWNKGDFFGTLYAQPSVQ; encoded by the coding sequence GTGAAAGCGGCGCTGCTGGGCGCGGCGGCGCTGCTGCTGGTCGCGGCGAACGACGCGCCGCTGCCCCCGGATCAGGCGGCGATGCGCGCGCATGTCGCGTTCCTGGCCAATGACGCGCTGAAGGGCCGGCAGACGGGCAGCCCCGAACTGGACGTCGCCGCCGCTTATGTCGCGGCACAGATGGAGGCGGCGGGGCTGGCGCCGGCGGGCGACAACGGCACCTGGCGCCAGATGGTGCCGCTGGTCGCCGCCCGCCCGCTCAGCGCGACCGTGACGCTGGCACGTGGCGACAAATCGGTGCCGCTGGAGCTGGGCAGCGACTTTATCGGGCGGGCCAGCCTTAGCGATGCCGAGCGCGATGTGACCGGCGAAGTCGTCTTTGCCGGTTATGGCGTGGTCGATCCGACGCGCGGCGTGGACGATTATCGCGGGCTGGACGTGCGCGACCGGATCGTCGCGGTGCTGTATGGCGGGCCGCCGGGGCTGAACAGCGAAGTCGCCGCGCATTACGGCAATCGCGACGTGAAGGCGGATCTGGCCGCGCAGCGCGGGGCCAAGGGCATCGTTTTCATCGAATCGGCAGCGACGCGGGCGAGTTATGACTTCTCCGCCATCGTCGATTCATGGTCCGGCCCCAGCATGAACTGGACGCGGCCGGGCGACACGCGCACTGCCGCCGCGCCGCAACTGGCGGCGATCAGCCAGGCGGGGGCCGAAAAGCTGTTCGCCGGATCCAGGCTCAACTGGTCGCGCGTGCGTGCCGCCGATGCCGCGAAACGGCCCGTGCCGACGGGTGCGCTGGCGGTCACGGCGACCTTTTCGCAAAGGAGCGAGATCGTGCGGCTGGCCAGCGCCAACATCCTCGGCCGACTGGCGGGCAGCGACCCCGCGCTCGCGCGGGAGCATGTCGTGCTGACCGCGCATCTGGACCATATCGGCGTGGGCGAGCCGGTGAACGGCGATGCGATCAACAATGGCGCGATGGACAATGCGATGGGCATCGCCGCGATGCTGGAGGTTGCCAAGGCGTTTCGCGACGCGGGCACGCCGCCCAAGCGCAGCCTGTTGTTCGTCGCGCTGACGGCAGAGGAGGAGGGGCTGATCGGTTCCGATTACTATGCCCGGTTCCCGACCGTGCCCAAGGGGTCGATCGTCGCCAACGTCAATCTCGACATGCCGATCATGACCTATAAGTTCGAGGACATCGTGGCTTATGGCGCCGACCGGTCGAGCATCGGCCCCGCGCTGGCCCGCGTGGCGACGGCGCAGGGTTTGCGGCTGAGCCCCGATCCCGCGCCGGAAGAATCGAACTTCGTGCGGACCGACCATTACAGCTTCGTCAAACAGGGCGTGCCGTCGGTGTCGATCGACGCCGGCTGGGCGGGGCCGGGCAAGGCGGCGACGGCCGAGTTTCTGGAAAACCATTACCACCAGCCGTCGGACGACATGAAGCTGCCGTTCGACTGGGCATCGGCGCGGCGCTTTACCCAGCTGAACTATGCGCTGACCCGCGCGCTGGCCGACGGGCCGCGACCGGTGTGGAACAAGGGCGACTTTTTCGGGACGCTCTACGCGCAGCCGAGCGTACAGTAA
- a CDS encoding M28 family metallopeptidase yields the protein MFRRFAFLLALSASSIAIAQQAPAPAAAPAPAEVNARINAALPEAEAAMKSHVMFLASDAMQGREAGSATYDVAAQYVASQFYAQGLRPAGDAGSYLQTVPLVSYKAADKGSFGWTARGGAAQALVFGEDYLPGADPSRATTTIDAPVVFVGYGIDAPGFGRDDYAGVDVRGKVVAFFSGAPAGMPGEERAHFGNAANKAVTAEAKGAVGVILLESPTSAKVRPFSRLVEGWDHARMTWANADGTGFFAAPKTPSLGTLSMKGAEKLFAGARTPWSKVVATAESKAAKFRAVELPGRLSVKLTTETKPVTSYNVAGMLPGSDPKLRDEVVVLTAHLDHVGVGTPKNGDSIYNGAMDNAVGIAALIEEAKRFKASGQAPKRSVLFLAVTAEEKGLVGADYFARHPTVPKENLVADVNLDMPILTYKFEDIVAFGADRSTLGQYVKNAATKMGVAISADPMPDQGFFVRSDHYRFVQQGIPSVFVWPGTKGPGKAAFDAFLSTHYHQPSDEVGQTPPSTGLRACASSRRIT from the coding sequence ATGTTCCGTCGTTTTGCGTTCCTGCTTGCCCTGTCCGCTTCCTCCATCGCCATCGCGCAACAGGCACCGGCCCCCGCCGCCGCGCCCGCCCCGGCGGAGGTGAATGCCCGCATCAACGCCGCCCTGCCCGAAGCGGAAGCGGCGATGAAATCGCATGTCATGTTCCTGGCCAGCGATGCGATGCAGGGGCGTGAGGCGGGCAGCGCGACCTATGACGTGGCGGCGCAATATGTCGCGTCGCAATTCTATGCCCAGGGGCTGCGCCCGGCGGGCGATGCAGGCAGCTATCTGCAAACGGTGCCGCTGGTCAGCTACAAGGCGGCGGACAAGGGCAGCTTTGGCTGGACGGCCAGGGGCGGTGCGGCACAGGCGCTGGTGTTCGGGGAGGATTATCTGCCCGGCGCCGACCCGTCGCGCGCGACGACGACGATCGACGCGCCGGTGGTGTTCGTCGGCTATGGCATCGACGCGCCCGGCTTTGGCCGGGACGATTATGCCGGCGTCGATGTGCGCGGCAAGGTGGTGGCGTTCTTCTCCGGCGCGCCCGCAGGAATGCCGGGCGAGGAGCGCGCGCATTTCGGCAATGCCGCCAACAAGGCGGTGACCGCCGAGGCGAAGGGCGCGGTCGGCGTCATCCTGCTCGAATCGCCGACCAGCGCCAAGGTCCGCCCCTTTTCGCGGCTGGTCGAGGGCTGGGACCATGCGCGCATGACTTGGGCCAATGCCGACGGCACCGGATTCTTCGCGGCGCCCAAGACGCCGAGTCTCGGCACACTGAGCATGAAGGGCGCCGAAAAGCTGTTCGCAGGCGCGCGCACGCCGTGGTCGAAGGTGGTGGCGACGGCCGAGAGCAAGGCGGCGAAGTTCCGCGCGGTCGAGCTGCCGGGTCGCCTGTCGGTGAAGCTGACGACCGAGACCAAGCCTGTCACCAGCTACAACGTCGCGGGGATGCTCCCCGGCAGCGACCCCAAGCTGCGCGACGAGGTCGTCGTGCTGACCGCGCATCTCGACCATGTCGGCGTCGGTACGCCCAAAAATGGCGATTCGATCTATAACGGCGCGATGGACAATGCTGTCGGCATCGCCGCGCTGATCGAGGAGGCGAAGCGGTTCAAGGCATCGGGTCAGGCGCCGAAACGCTCCGTCCTGTTCCTGGCGGTAACGGCGGAGGAAAAGGGGCTGGTCGGCGCCGATTATTTCGCGCGCCACCCGACCGTGCCCAAGGAAAATCTGGTCGCCGACGTCAATCTCGACATGCCGATCCTGACCTACAAGTTCGAGGATATTGTAGCGTTCGGCGCGGACCGGTCGACGCTGGGCCAATATGTGAAGAATGCGGCGACCAAGATGGGCGTCGCGATTTCCGCCGATCCGATGCCCGACCAGGGTTTCTTCGTTCGCTCAGACCATTATCGCTTCGTGCAGCAGGGCATCCCGTCGGTGTTCGTGTGGCCGGGCACCAAGGGGCCGGGCAAGGCGGCGTTCGATGCGTTCCTGTCGACCCATTATCACCAGCCGTCGGACGAAGTGGGCCAGACGCCGCCATCGACTGGTCTTCGGGCGTGCGCTTCATCGAGGCGAATTACATGA
- the hisG gene encoding ATP phosphoribosyltransferase: MNASSEPRPIVIAVPKGRILSEALPLLAEAGIVPEAAFSDPDSRALRFSTNRADIDLIRVRAFDVATFVAHGAAQLGIVGSDVLMEFAYSELYAPVDLGIGHCRISVAEPADMASQDDPRGWSHVRIATKYPGITRRHFEARGVQAECVKLNGAMELAPILGLAPRIVDLVSSGRTLKENGLVEVEVIAEVSSRLIVNRAAFKTRAEVVPLVDAFRRAVAGAQAA; encoded by the coding sequence ATGAACGCTTCGTCCGAACCCCGCCCGATCGTGATCGCCGTGCCCAAGGGGCGCATCCTGTCCGAAGCATTGCCGCTTCTGGCCGAAGCGGGGATCGTGCCCGAAGCGGCATTTTCCGATCCCGACAGCCGGGCGCTGCGCTTTTCCACCAACCGCGCCGACATCGACCTGATCCGCGTGCGCGCGTTCGACGTGGCGACCTTTGTCGCGCATGGCGCGGCGCAGCTGGGCATTGTCGGGTCCGACGTGCTGATGGAATTCGCCTATTCCGAGCTTTACGCTCCCGTCGATCTGGGCATCGGCCATTGCCGCATCTCGGTCGCCGAACCCGCCGATATGGCGAGCCAGGACGATCCGCGCGGGTGGAGCCATGTCCGGATCGCCACCAAATATCCCGGCATCACCCGCCGCCATTTCGAGGCGCGCGGCGTGCAGGCCGAATGCGTCAAGCTGAACGGCGCGATGGAGCTGGCGCCGATCCTGGGTCTGGCGCCGCGCATCGTCGATCTCGTCTCATCGGGCCGCACGCTCAAGGAAAACGGGCTGGTCGAGGTTGAGGTGATCGCAGAGGTTTCCTCTCGCCTGATCGTCAATCGCGCCGCGTTCAAGACCCGCGCAGAAGTCGTGCCGCTGGTCGATGCGTTCCGCCGCGCGGTTGCGGGGGCACAGGCGGCATGA
- the hisD gene encoding histidinol dehydrogenase: MIRLDTAAPGFAADFDALVDARREADADVSRDVAAIIGSVRREGDAALHAFTRKFDGHDLNDSGWRIERSDCEAALAGLDPDLRAALELARDRITAYHERQRPVDGEYREDNGIVTGARWRGVDAAGLYVPGGRAAYPSSVLMNAVPARVAGVERLVIVTPTPNGQANLLVLAAAALVGADEVWRVGGAQAIAALAYGTDRIRPVDVICGPGNAWVAEAKRQLYGVVGIDMVAGPSEIVVVADGQNDPEWTAADLLSQSEHDPTSQSILFTDDAGFADRVADAVDRQIGTLSTAQVARAAWDANGAIVLVPSLMEAMPLVNRLAPEHLELAVANPAPLFDQVRHAGSVFLGRHTPEAVGDYVAGPNHVLPTGRRARFASGLSVLDFMKRTSFLSLTETGLAAIGPAAVRLAEAEGLPAHARSVALRLKP; the protein is encoded by the coding sequence ATGATCCGGCTCGACACCGCCGCCCCCGGCTTTGCCGCCGATTTCGACGCGCTGGTCGATGCCCGCCGCGAAGCCGATGCCGATGTCTCCCGCGACGTCGCCGCCATCATCGGCAGCGTCCGGCGGGAGGGGGACGCCGCACTCCACGCCTTTACCCGCAAGTTCGACGGGCATGACCTGAACGACAGCGGCTGGCGCATCGAGCGATCCGATTGCGAAGCCGCGCTTGCCGGGCTGGACCCGGACCTTCGCGCCGCACTGGAACTCGCGCGTGACCGCATCACCGCCTATCACGAACGTCAGCGGCCCGTGGACGGCGAATATCGCGAGGACAACGGCATCGTCACCGGCGCGCGCTGGCGCGGGGTGGATGCCGCCGGGCTGTACGTACCGGGCGGTCGCGCGGCCTATCCCTCCTCGGTTCTGATGAACGCCGTGCCCGCGCGCGTCGCGGGCGTAGAGCGGCTGGTGATCGTCACCCCCACCCCGAATGGACAGGCCAACCTGCTGGTCCTTGCCGCCGCTGCCCTTGTCGGCGCGGACGAGGTGTGGCGCGTCGGCGGGGCACAGGCGATTGCCGCGCTCGCATACGGCACCGACCGCATTCGGCCGGTGGATGTCATCTGCGGCCCCGGCAACGCCTGGGTGGCGGAGGCAAAGCGCCAGCTTTACGGCGTGGTCGGCATCGATATGGTTGCCGGGCCAAGCGAGATCGTCGTCGTGGCCGATGGTCAGAACGACCCCGAATGGACCGCCGCCGACCTGCTCAGCCAGTCCGAACACGATCCCACCAGCCAGTCGATCCTGTTCACCGACGATGCCGGTTTCGCCGACCGCGTGGCCGATGCCGTCGACCGTCAGATCGGCACGCTGTCCACGGCACAGGTGGCGCGCGCCGCATGGGACGCCAACGGCGCGATCGTGCTGGTACCGTCGCTTATGGAAGCGATGCCGCTGGTCAATCGCCTCGCGCCCGAACACCTCGAACTGGCGGTGGCCAATCCCGCCCCGCTGTTCGATCAGGTCCGCCATGCCGGATCGGTCTTCCTTGGCCGCCACACGCCCGAAGCGGTCGGCGACTATGTTGCCGGTCCCAACCATGTCCTTCCCACCGGCCGCCGCGCGCGTTTTGCCAGCGGCCTGTCGGTACTCGACTTCATGAAGCGCACCAGTTTCCTGTCGCTGACCGAAACCGGCCTTGCCGCCATCGGTCCTGCGGCAGTGCGGCTGGCCGAGGCGGAGGGGCTGCCCGCCCATGCCCGTTCGGTCGCGCTTCGCCTGAAACCCTGA
- the nusB gene encoding transcription antitermination factor NusB, which yields MPSPKSRTRTQARAAARLAAVQALYQREMEGTAIPTLLHEFHQHRLGATIEDAEYHDADVMFFDDLVNGTTTRLHEIDALIAGRLASGWSLDRLDKPMRQILRCGTYELIARPDVPVGAVISEYLDVTDAFYDRREKGFVNGLLDGVAKEVRGDGATGR from the coding sequence ATGCCCAGTCCCAAGTCCCGCACCCGCACGCAAGCCCGCGCCGCCGCGCGCCTCGCCGCCGTTCAGGCGCTGTATCAGCGCGAGATGGAGGGGACCGCCATCCCCACGCTGCTGCACGAATTTCACCAGCACCGGCTGGGCGCGACGATCGAGGATGCCGAATATCACGATGCCGATGTGATGTTCTTCGACGATCTGGTGAACGGCACGACCACGCGGCTGCACGAGATCGACGCGCTGATCGCCGGGCGGCTGGCCAGCGGCTGGTCGCTGGACCGGCTGGACAAGCCGATGCGCCAGATCCTGCGTTGCGGCACCTATGAACTGATCGCGCGTCCCGACGTGCCGGTCGGCGCGGTCATCAGCGAATATCTGGACGTGACCGACGCCTTTTACGACCGCCGCGAAAAGGGTTTCGTCAACGGTCTGCTCGACGGCGTTGCCAAGGAAGTCCGGGGGGACGGCGCGACCGGTCGGTGA
- a CDS encoding glycine zipper 2TM domain-containing protein: MKRILPLAMVTLAVPLAAVPAVAQNNDWREDRREAREERREDRREWREDRRDARQDRRENRRDNRWRGDDRNWNPADSYREGDYRERRLSRNDRIYKGRDGRAYCQRNDGTTGLVIGGVGGGVLGNLIGGGTLGTLLGAGGGALLGREVDRGNVKCR, from the coding sequence ATGAAGCGTATCCTTCCCCTCGCCATGGTCACCCTGGCCGTGCCGCTCGCCGCCGTCCCGGCCGTGGCACAGAATAACGACTGGCGCGAAGACCGCCGCGAAGCGCGCGAGGAACGGCGGGAAGATCGCCGGGAATGGCGTGAGGATCGCCGCGACGCACGGCAGGACCGGCGTGAGAACCGCCGCGACAATCGGTGGCGCGGCGATGATCGCAACTGGAACCCCGCCGACAGCTATCGCGAGGGCGATTACCGCGAACGCCGCCTCAGCCGCAACGACCGCATCTACAAGGGCCGCGACGGCCGCGCCTATTGCCAGCGCAATGACGGCACCACCGGTCTGGTGATCGGCGGCGTCGGCGGCGGCGTGCTGGGCAACCTGATCGGCGGCGGCACGCTGGGCACCCTGCTGGGCGCAGGCGGCGGCGCGCTGCTGGGGCGTGAGGTCGATCGCGGCAATGTGAAGTGCCGCTGA
- the thiL gene encoding thiamine-phosphate kinase produces MNEADFIAALRTLPLHPGAAGLYDDTAQLGDLILTKDMVAQGVHYLPTDPARDVAWKLMAVNLSDLAAKGAEPVGALLGYPLGDDDWDRDFLTGLGEAAAAFGCPLLGGDTIRVDGPRVLSLTAIGRAGARVPVRGGAQAGDVLWVAGVVGDAALGLSIAQGEAGPPELLAAYRRPTPLLREGRAIARVATAMMDVSDGLLIDASRMGMASGCGVAIDLAAVPRSRAACAHAGTDRAARLRAATGGDDYALLFALPDGTAPPVPAARLGVFGPGAGLHLTDEGQAVDLPKTLGWEHAAR; encoded by the coding sequence GTGAACGAAGCCGATTTTATCGCTGCCCTGCGCACCCTGCCGCTGCATCCCGGTGCCGCGGGCCTGTATGACGATACCGCGCAACTCGGCGACCTGATCCTGACCAAGGACATGGTGGCACAGGGCGTGCATTACCTGCCGACCGATCCGGCGCGCGATGTCGCGTGGAAACTGATGGCGGTGAACCTGTCCGACCTGGCCGCCAAGGGCGCGGAGCCGGTCGGTGCGCTGCTCGGCTATCCGCTGGGCGACGATGATTGGGATCGCGACTTCCTGACGGGGCTTGGCGAAGCGGCGGCGGCGTTCGGCTGTCCGCTGCTGGGCGGCGACACGATCCGTGTCGATGGCCCGCGCGTCCTGTCGCTCACCGCCATCGGTCGCGCGGGCGCGCGTGTTCCGGTTCGCGGCGGCGCGCAGGCGGGCGATGTCCTGTGGGTCGCGGGTGTAGTCGGCGACGCGGCGCTGGGCCTGTCGATCGCGCAGGGCGAAGCCGGGCCGCCCGAACTGCTCGCCGCCTATCGCCGCCCCACGCCTTTGCTGCGTGAAGGGCGCGCCATCGCCCGCGTCGCGACGGCGATGATGGACGTGTCCGACGGGCTGTTGATCGACGCATCGCGCATGGGGATGGCCAGCGGTTGCGGTGTTGCCATCGACCTTGCCGCCGTGCCGCGATCCCGGGCGGCATGCGCCCATGCCGGGACCGACCGCGCCGCGCGCCTGCGTGCGGCGACCGGGGGCGACGACTATGCCTTGTTGTTCGCGCTTCCCGACGGCACCGCCCCGCCCGTGCCCGCCGCGCGGCTGGGCGTGTTCGGTCCCGGCGCGGGCCTGCACCTGACCGATGAGGGACAGGCGGTGGATCTGCCCAAAACGCTGGGCTGGGAACACGCCGCGCGCTGA